From a region of the Apis cerana isolate GH-2021 linkage group LG13, AcerK_1.0, whole genome shotgun sequence genome:
- the LOC108000212 gene encoding neuropeptide CCHamide-1 receptor, translating to MLKAGTTVSPLFLPPRTTPPPSSVLRVTSAIASTTDYASIGSIYGVIDQMLKENEEQLSMGEKYVPYEDRPETYIVPIVFLLILLIGLTGNGVLALTILRHSNMRNVPNIYVFSLALGDLLVIMTCVPFTFTVYILDSWPFGLVLCKVSECAKDISIGVSVFTLTALSADRFFAIVDPMRKFHTTGTGKRATRFTIIVAALIWLLAIMCAIPGSFSYIRVFKVNSSISFRACYPYPPEFGPNYPKTILVCRFFIYYAVPLIIIAFFYILMARHLMRSTRNIPGEMQCQVKQVKARKKVAKMVMAFVIVFAVCFFPQHVFMLWFYIHPTAQQDYNDFWHYFRILGFCLAFTNSCINPIALYCVSSTFRKYFDRYLLCCVPRRMRRRHRRSSDLSSRGRGQSFSLISSRRYDSRRGQRSAMHMSILGNDTRTSVPIKEQETTISLTGCPNGVEDGLRSHRNSTTTEQSINREC from the exons ATGTTGAAAGCTGGAACCACCGTATCTCCGTTATTCCTTCCGCCACGGACAACACCGCCCCCTTCGTCTGTTCTCAGAGTCACTTCCGCGATTGCCTCGACCACGGATTATGCCAGCATAGGCAGTATATACGGTGTGATCGATCAGATGTTGAAAGAGAATGAGGAACAATTGAGCATGGGAGAAAAGTACGTGCCGTACGAAGATCGGCCGGAAACTTATATCGTGCCGATCGTGTTCCTCCTGATTCTTCTGATCGGGCTCACCGGAAACGGGGTGCTTGCGCTCACCATACTGAGGCATAGTAACATGAGGAACGTTCCCAATATTTATGTCTTCTCGTTGGCGCTTGGAGATCTCTTG GTGATCATGACGTGCGTACCATTCACGTTCACCGTTTACATCCTGGATTCGTGGCCATTTGGGCTGGTGCTCTGCAAGGTATCCGAGTGCGCCAAGGATATCTCGATCGGGGTCTCCGTCTTCACTTTAACGGCTCTATCGGCGGACAGATTCTTCGCCATCGTGGATCCAATGAGAAAGTTTCACACGACGG GTACTGGAAAACGGGCAACCCGATTCACTATAATAGTAGCCGCGTTGATTTGGCTATTGGCCATTATGTGCGCCATCCCAGGTTCCTTCTCCTACATCAGGGTCTTCAAAGTGAACAGCAGTATTAGCTTTCGC GCTTGCTACCCATATCCCCCGGAATTCGGGCCGAATTACCCAAAAACGATCTTGGTCTGCCGTTTCTTCATCTACTACGCGGTGCCGCTCATCATCATCGCGTTCTTCTACATCCTAATGGCCAGACACTTGATGCGCAGCACCAGGAACATACCCGGTGAGATGCAATGTCag GTGAAACAAGTGAAAGCGCGTAAAAAGGTGGCAAAAATGGTGATGGCGTTCGTGATTGTTTTTGCAGTGTGCTTCTTCCCCCAACACGTGTTTATGCTGTGGTTTTACATCCATCCAACGGCACAGCAGGATTACAACGATTTTTGGCATTATTTCCGGATCCTCGGTTTTTGCCTAGCGTTCACCAATAGTTGTATCAATCCTATCGCTTTGTACTGCGTGAGCAGTACATTCAGAAAATACTTCGACAG GTATCTGCTTTGTTGCGTGCCAAGGCGGATGCGGAGGCGACATCGTCGGTCATCCGACTTGAGCTCGCGGGGACGGGGTCAAAGTTTCTCGTTAATAAGCTCGAGAAGGTACGACTCGAGGCGAGGGCAACGAAGCGCGATGCACATGTCGATCCTTGGAAACGATACCAGGACCAGTGTCCCGATCAAGGAACAGGAAACGACCATTAGCCTGACCGGATGTCCGAACGGAGTGGAGGACGGATTGAGGAGCCATCGAAACTCGACCACCACGGAGCAATCGATCAATCGTGAATGCTAG